The following nucleotide sequence is from Lysobacter panacisoli.
TTGGTGCACGCCGGCCGCGCGGGCACGCGCGACGACGGCATCGCGATCGCGATCGAACTCGCCCGCGTCGAGGTGGCAGTGGCTGTCGACCAGCATGCTCAACGCGGTGGCGGCGCGAGCGGCGGCGTGTCCTTTCGCTTCTTCCAGCTCGCCAGCAGCAGCGTGCCCAGGCCGAGCAGCAGTTCATCGGCCAGCGGCACGAGGTCCGGTACCACCAGGTCGATCAGGAACAACGCGGCGGTCACCACGAACAGACGGGGGAAGCTCAATCTGCCCAGGAACGCGAGCAGAGGGGCGGTGAGTGGGTTGGGCATGGCAGATACAGTTTGACGGCGGTCTCATTGACGCTATCACGGCTGCTGAACAGGTTCACAGCCGGGACGGCTTGGTGTTAAAAAATCGGCGGCCGTTCAGGTTTCCAATGCTCGAATGTCGCCATCCACCAACCGCGGGTAGCCCCCGCCGCAGAGGCCTGAAATGAACAAGAACATGCTCGCCGTAGCCCTGGCTTCGCTGCTCGTCGGCGGTGTCGCCGTGGCCGCATTCAACAGCTTCAAGAGCAACGACAACGCGCAGACCTCGCTGTCGGGCGAGCAGGGTGCGACGGGCCAGGGTGGCGATGTCGCCGCCGATGGCGCGATCCAGTCGGGCAAGGTCGAGTACGCCGACGTGGTCAACGTCAAGCCGATCGCCGAGAAGGAAAAGCAGTACGCGACCGTGATCGGGTCCGACGCGATCCGCGAGACCAGCACCGCCTCCACGCCGCGCGAAGTGTGCGAGGACGTGGTCGTGCAGGAACGCGCGCCGGAGCGCGACGGCAACGTCGGCGGTACGGTCGCAGGCGCCGTGATCGGCGGCCTGCTGGGCAACCAGGTCGGCGGCGGCAACGGCAAGAAGGCCGCGACCGTCGGTGGCGCGGTGGCCGGTGGCTTCATCGGCAACCAGATCGACAAGCGCCATGTCGGCGGCAAGGTCACCAACCGCACCGAGCGTCAGTGCCACACCACCACCTCGACCTCGCAGTCGAGCAAGGTCGTCGGCTACAACG
It contains:
- a CDS encoding DUF6116 family protein, which encodes MPNPLTAPLLAFLGRLSFPRLFVVTAALFLIDLVVPDLVPLADELLLGLGTLLLASWKKRKDTPPLAPPPR
- a CDS encoding glycine zipper 2TM domain-containing protein; the encoded protein is MLAVALASLLVGGVAVAAFNSFKSNDNAQTSLSGEQGATGQGGDVAADGAIQSGKVEYADVVNVKPIAEKEKQYATVIGSDAIRETSTASTPREVCEDVVVQERAPERDGNVGGTVAGAVIGGLLGNQVGGGNGKKAATVGGAVAGGFIGNQIDKRHVGGKVTNRTERQCHTTTSTSQSSKVVGYNVTYRNPDGTTGTMRTDSKPGSRIFLGEEDKVTGYDVTYRYDGQEQTIRMDERPVANRLPVIDGQVVTQTASAATDSTRG